The genomic DNA ATCAGCCTTGATGAGTTCATCATCGCCTTTTTCCTTACCGGATCGAACCCGACGATGCCCGTCTACATCTGGGGCCTGCTGCGGTTTCCGTCGTCACTGCCGGTCATCATGGCGCTGGGGACGATCCTTGTGGCGCTGTCCATCGTGCTGCTGACCATTGCCGAAATTTTCCGCCGGCGGGGCGTGCGACGCTCCGGCGGCACCGATACCGGGGGCTTCCTTTGACCGACCTGATCAAGCTGCGCGGCGTGCAGAAATACTATGGCGACTACCACGCCCTGCGCGACATCAACCTGACGATCCGGGCGGGAGAGTTCTTTTCCCTGCTGGGCCCGTCCGGTTGTGGCAAGACCACGCTGCTGCGCGTCATCGCGGGGTTCGAGGGCGTGTCGGACGGGTCGGTGATGATTTCCGACAAGGACATGAAGGACGTGCCGCCGAACCAGCGCCCGACCAACATGGTGTTCCAGTCCTACGCGATCTTTCCGCACCTGACCGTCGCCGAAAACGTGGCCTTCGGTCTGCGCAAATCGAAGATGAGCAAGACCGAAAAAGACGATGCCGTGGCCGAGGCGCTGAAGATGGTCGGCCTTGACGGTTACGGCAAGCGCGCGGCGCATGCGCTGTCGGGTGGTCAGCGGCAGCGTGTGGCGCTGGCCCGGGCGCTGATCCTGAAGCCCAAGGTGCTGCTGCTGGACGAACCGCTGAGCGCCTTGGACAAGAAAATGCGTGAACACATGCAGGTGGAGTTGATCCGCCTGCAACGCGCCGTCGGCATCACCTTCATCCTCGTGACCCACGATCAGGAAGAGGCGTTGGTCATGTCAGACCGCATCGCCGTCATGTTCGCGGGAGAGATCGGCCAGATGGACGATCCCGAAACGCTCTACCGTCGCCCGAAATCACGCCGCGTGGCGGAATTCATCGGCAAGATGAACTTTTTGCCCGCCACGGTGACATCCGTGGGCGAAACCATCGGCCTCGACATTGCAGGCTTTGGCAAGACCGAAGTGCCGCAGGCGCAGGCGCCGGAAGGTGCCACGCCGGGCGAAGCTGCGGTGGGTATCCGGCCGGAAACGCTCGCGATCCTTTTCGACGGTGAAACCGCCAGCCGCCATGAAGCACCCGCCATCGTGGACGAGGTCGTCTATTACGGTGACATGACCTATTACGACGTCCGCGTGAAGGACGTGCCGGAACCGTTGACGATTGCTATGAAAAACCTGATCGGCCGCCCGGTGCTGGACGTCGGCGTCAGCACCCGCATCGCCTGGGACGAGCGGGCGCTGGTCGTCTTCTAGAACGGGATCGCATACCGGATCGAGGCGACTTCCAGCCCCGGATTGGTCCGGTTGGTATCGGCGTTCGACCGGTGGTCATAGGCCACGGTCAGCGTCGCGCCGTTGTCGAAGGCATAGCCGACGCCGACGCTGGATCTGAACTGCAGATTGCCGCCAAGGTCCGAATCAGCGCCCGCCGCATAGAGGCCCGGCATCAGGCTGGTCTCGAAGAACACAGGCCCCGGCAGCAGACGCGTCGACGTCCACTTGGCGCCGATCCCGACCCATGTTGCGCCGTTTTCCGTGATCGAGGCGCCCATCGTCGGCTGGAACGGCCCGGCCCGGTACCCAAGGTCGTAGCCAAGGTAGACTTCGGCGCCCAGATCATTCTCGTCCAGCTGGGCCTGTCCCAGTTGGAACGACAGCCGCGCTGGCGCGTCCTTGCGGGCCACGCACCCGGTCTTGCAGTCGTGAAGCCCCATATCCGTCAGGCTGGTGATCACGAAGATCGCGGCAAGGGTTCCGTTCATGGGCGTGGCTCCTGTGGGGCGGTTCGGCCTGTTGTGCGTCTTCGTCGCACGACTGGCAAGGCGCGATCCGCGGGATGCGCGGCGCCTCTGGCGGGCGTTTTCCAGGTCAGATAAACGGGAGGCGTCACGCGTCGGGCGGCAGGATGCCCAACCCGCGCAGGTAGATGCCGATGCCGGTTTCCAGCAGATCGTCGGGGGGATAGGGGCTTTTGGTGCCGGGGCTGCCGCGCTGGAACAGTTCCACCACGCCATGCGACAGCGCCCAGATGTGGGCGGCGAACATCTGCGGCGGCGGTCTGCGGTTCGGGGGAATGTGCTGGGACAACTTGTCCGCCGCATGTTCCAGCACGCCCAACCCGCGGGTCGCTGCGGCGTTCAGCGCCGATGACCGGTTGATCGAGATGCCGCTTTCGAACATTGCGACGTAATGGCCGGGTTTTTCACGGGCAAAGTCGAGGTAAGCCGCACCCGTCGCCAGAAATGCCCGCAGATCAGAGGGTTGACCGTCGGCATAGGCCGCCTCCATCCGGTCGGCAAAGATCGTGTAGCCCTGCAGGGCGGCCTCTGCGATCAGGTCCTCGCGGCCTTGAAAGTGTCGATAGACCGCAGCCGGCGTGACGCCGGCATCCCGTGCCGCCTCTGACAGGGAAAAGCCGGTGGGGCCGCGTTCCTCGATCAGGTTCAGACAGGATTCGACCAGCGCTTGCGCCAGATTGCCGTGGTGATAGCCGCGTTTAACCATGACGCGGGACGGGGTCTCCGGCAATTTTTGGGTCGGTCGTGCCGATGGTGTCGTTGGACTTGCCGGCATAGGACAGGGGAGTCAGCACGGCGCGGATCGCGTTTACCCGCGCGCGGCGCTTGTCGTCGGCGCGAATCACGGTCCAGGGGGCGGCCTTGGTATGGGTGCGCGCCAGAGTCTCCTCGATGGCGGCGGTATAGGCGTCCCATTTACCCAACCCGTCGACGTCGATCTGGCTTAGCTTCCACTGCTTTAGCGGATCGCTTTCGCGGTCAAGGAAGCGTCGCAACTGCGTGGCCCGACCCACGTTCAGCCAGAGCTTGAAGAGCTGGATGCCGTCATCGACTAGCATGGCCTCGAAGGCCGTGACCTGTCTGAACCAGATCTCGCGTTCTTCCGGTGTGCAGAAGCCGAAGACATGTTCGACAACGCCGCGGTTGTACCAGCTGCGGTCAAAGAAAACGACTTCACCTGCGGCTGGCAAATGCCTGATATAGCGCTGGAAGTACCATTCCGTGGCTTCCGTCTCCGTCGGCTTCGACAGGGCCACGACGCGGGCGTGGCGGGGGTTCATGTTCTCGCGGAAGCGCGCGATGGTGCCGCCCTTGCCGGCGGCATCGCGGCCTTCGAACACGACGACGATGCGCTGGCCGTCCCCCTGCGCTGCAGCTTGCAGCTTGGCGAGTTCGATCTGCAACTTCGCCAGCGCGTCCGCGTAGGGTTTGCGGCCCCACTTTTCATCGTAGGGAAAATCGGGGTTCAGGATCTCGCCCCGCTTGGCGTTGCGGATCGTGTCGCGCACGGACGGCGTGGCGTGCTGTTCGAAATAGCGGCTGATGCCGCCATCAAAGGGCTTCTTCATCCTGACCTCCGGCGTTTGCAACACTATGGGCGGGGGCCGGGATCAGCGCAATCCGGCGCGCGACGCCGCACGGTCGATGGCGGCGATGGCCGCTTGCGGGTCGACGTGGTGCGGCATGTGGCCGACACCCTCCATCCGCGTCAGATGAGCGGAGGGCACGAGCTGGATCACTTTTTCCGAATGGATCTGGATCGGCACGGTGGTGTCCGCCGTGCCGTGCAGGATCTCGATCGGCAGGGTCAATTCCGGATAGCGCTTTGCCATCTCGACTGCGTGGGGGCGCAGGGTGTTGACCTGCCGCACGTTGGCGCGGAAGGTCTCTGGCCGCAGGGCCAGCGGCGCGCCGATATATTCGGCGTAGCCTTCCGGTGCCACCTGCGGCGCAAAGGTGCCTTCGATCACATCCTCGACCTTGGATGTCGGCACGAAGGCCGAGATCAGCGGGATCGTCACGGCGCCACCAAACGCGCTGCCGTTGATCTGGTAATAAGGACCGAGCTCTCCTGGCCAGGGCATGGCGACGCCGGCAAAAGAGACCATGGCAGAGGCGTTTACAGGGCTGTCCTCATCCAATCCCATCACCGCCCATTCATAGGCCACGATGCCGCCAAAGCTGTGGCCGACGACAATCGGGTGGGTGACTCCGAGTTGCCCCGCTGCCTGACGCAGCATCGTGGCCTGCTGCAATGGGCTTTCGCCTGCGGTGGCAAGCGGACCGTCGGCGATGCCCGGATAGCGGTCGGTATAGCCAAGGCCGGGCCGGTCGAAGGCGGTGACGCGGTAATGATCGGTCAGCCTGTCGAACAGGTCGAACTTGAAATCCCGCAGGTTGCCGCCCGCGCCGTGAATCAGCACGACGTCAGGCCCTTCGCCCGCCTGAATGTAATGCACCCGAGCGCCGCCATCGACGGTGACGAATTTGCCGATGGGCGGAAACTCCCGTTCCGCCTGCTGTGTGCGGTAGGTCGTGGTGCAGCCGGTCAGGACTGCAGCCACGCCAAGGGTCAGGATGGAAACGGTGACGGTTCTACGTGCCAATTTCATTCAAATCATACTTCGTGGTCTGGTAAATCTCGTTGATCCAATTGCCATATAGAAGGTGCGCGTGACTTCTCCACCGGTTTTGCGGCGGATTCGCGGGATCGTCATCGGGATAGTAGTTGCAGGGCACGTTGATCGGCGTGCCAGAGGCCACGTCGCGGTCATATTCCTGCTTCAGCGTGCCGCTGTCGTATTCGAAGTGGTTGAAGACATAAAGCGCGCGGTGGGATGGATCCTCGACCAGACAGGGGCCCGATTCGGCGCTGGTGATCAGCGTGTTCAGCGTCGGATGGGCGTCGATCTCGGCCTGCTTCATCTCGGTCCAGCGGCTGACGGGCACCACGATGTCGTCGGAAAACCCGCGCAGGTAGGGCGAAGCGGGGGCCATCACCGTATGGCGGAAACAGCCGAAGGCCTTGGCGTCCAGCAGGTGCTTTTCCACGCCGTGCAGGTAGTTGATCATCGCCATGCCGCCCCAGCAGACGCCGAAGGTCGACTGCACATGGGTCTGGGTCCAGTCAAAGACCTGCTTCAACTCGTCCCAGTACGTCACCTCCTCGAACGGCATATGCTCGATCGGCGCGCCGGTGATGATCAGGCCGTCGAACTTCTCGCCGCTGGCCAGAACGTCAGAGAAGGGGCGATAGAATTCCTCCATATGCTCGGCCGCGGTGTTGCGGGTCTGGTGTTCGGACATGCGGATCAGGCTGAACTCGATCTGCAGAGGGGTCGCACCGATCAGGCGGGCGAACTGGTTTTCGGTCTGGATCTTCTTGGGCATCAGGTTCAGCAGCGCGATCCGCAGGGGGCGGATGTCCTGACGGTCGGCGGCATCCTCTGCCATGACCATGACCCCTTCGCGCGACAGCACGGCATAGGCGGGCAGGGTGGATGGCAGTTTGATGGGCATGGGCGTGTTCCTTGCAGGCGGGGCTGACAGATAGGCGCGTCAGCTGCGCATCTCAACCCGGGTCAGCGCGCCTGCGACAAGGGCGTCGAAATCGGCAGCGGTGCGGATCGCGCCGATCTCGGTGGCGGGGATGGTCAGACCCCAGCGGTCGGCCATGGCGCGATAGCGTGGTTGGCGGTGGGCGAGGGCGCGGGCATAGGTCCAGCGGATGAAGGCATCGGGATCGACCTCCGCCTCGGTGCAGTCGTGGCCGGCGAGGTAGGCGGTCCAGGCGTCCAGCAGGAAACCGGGCTGGTAGGACATCGGCTTTGGCGCCGCATCGAACCGGCGCACCAGTTCGGCGGTATGCGCGTCGGTGCCTTCGATCCAGATCATCAGGGCGCGCGCGGCCAGGTGCTGCATCACCGCATCGTCGGGATCGTCCGGATCGACCCATTCGCAGATCGACCCGCCGGTGTCGCAGACGAAATGCGGATAACCATAAAGCGACGCCGCGCGGTCGATGAAATGTCCGGTGTCCAGCAGGGCCGCGACCTCGGCCCGGCGGAACTGGTCCTGACGGCGGGTGTATTCGGCCAAAGGCAGGCCGCCCCTGTCAGGGCTGCCGGGCTTGCCAAGGTAGGTCGAGACAGGGTCGAGGTTGTCGAAGGTGATGTTGGACCCGATGTAGATGCTGTCCGACAGCAGCAGGTCGCGCAGGAACGGCACCTTCATCGCCTCGGCCTTGGCGTTGTCGGCGATCAACTCGCCCATGTAGCGGGTGCCGATGCGGTAATCGACCGAGTAGTGGAACCAGTCGCCGGTGCGGCGCAGCAGGCTGGCAACATGAGTCTTGCCCAGCCCGGACATGCCAAAGAACAGGACGCGTTTCTGCGGGGCGGCAAGCCAGTCGGCGGGAGAGCTGTAAATCATGAACCAGAGGAGTAGGGTCAAGGCCGGGGAAATTCCAGACCATTTCACGATGATTGTCGCGGATGGACCGATCTGCGCCATTTCAGTCGCGACCGCAAGGCACGGGGCGATGCACCTTGCCGCCGCTTGCGAACGACGTGTCACATCTTCTTGGTTCTCGGGCGCCGCTGGTATATACTATAACGTGTGCCGGCCGAACCGCCGGGCATCACGTCCATATTCATGCGAGCCCTGTGTTTCAGGGGCCGGACCGTCGCGCCGCACCTTTGTCGGGCGCAGGACGGCAAGACCCTGCGGCCATGGCCCGTGTGGTGCTGACCGGGCGTTCATGCGTTCAAGGTCAGTCACAGCCCACACGAAAGGGAAGCGCACATGGATTTTCTGCTCTATCGAAGCAAGGCCCTCGTCCCAACGCCGTCAGAGGCCGTCCGAGAGATCGTGTCGCTGTCCGTCATCAGGAACGCCGCGACGGATCTTACGGGTTTCCTGCACGCCGAGGATGGCATGTTCATACAATACCTCGAAGGGCCGTCATTGGCGCTTTGGGCCTTGTACGATCACCTGCATCACGACGCGCGTCACCGCAATCTGACACTGCTCGCCGAAGGCACAATCAAGCGCCGACGTTTTCACGACTGGCGCATGGGTTATTCGGCCCGCTCGGTCATGTGTTTTGCGGATTTCCTGAATGACATCTACGGTCGCAGTCGGCCCGAAGACGCGAACGGGAATGAAGCCCTGATCTTCTTGATGGCGGTGTGCCAGCGCATTGACCTTGGCATCTGCGAACAGCCGTAAGGGGCGGCGATCGCGGCGTCAGTGCCCGCGCCAGATCCAGCCGCCGCCCAGCACGCGGGTGCTGGCGGGGTCATAGAACACGCAGGCCTGCCCGGGGCTGACGCCTTCTTCGGCGGCCAGCAGCTCGACCTCCGCCTCGGTGTCGGAAATCGGGCGCAGGATCGCCTCGGTCGGCGGCTTGGTGGATCGCACCTTGACCGCGATCTGGCGCGTTCCACCCGCAAGGAAACCGCCGTCGCCCAGCCAGTTGATCTCTCGCAGGGGGACACGGCGGGTGGCGAGCATCGCCTTCGGGCCGACGACGACCTGCCGCGCTTCAACGTCCAGCTTGACCACATAAAGCGGATCGACGAGGCCGCCGATGCCCAGACCCCGGCGCTGGCCGATGGTGTAGTGGATGACGCCGTCATGGTGGCCCAGCACGTGACCTTCGTTATCCACGATATCGCCGGGGACAGCGGCACCGGGGCGCAGTTTCTTGATCACGGCCGCATAATCGCCGTTCGGCACAAAGCAGATGTCCTGACTGTCGGGCTTGTCAGCCACGGTCAGCCCGAATTGCGCGGCCAGCGCCCGGGTTTCGGCCTTGGTCGACAGATGGCCCAGCGGAAAGCGCAGATAATCCAGCTGCTCTTCGGTGGTCGAGAACAGGAAATAGCTTTGGTCGCGTTGCGAATCGGCAGCGGCGTGCAGTTCCGCGCCGGCCGCGCCCATCTTGCGCTGGATATAATGCCCCGTTGCCATGCAGTCGGCGTCCAGATCTTTTGCGGTGGCCAACAGGTCCTTGAACTTTACCCGTTCGTTGCAGCGGATGCAGGGCACGGGGGTGGCACCACCCAGATAGCTGTCGGCGAATTCGTCGATCACCGCCTCGCGAAAGGTGTTTTCGTAATCCAGCACGTAATGCGGAAAGCCCATGGTTTCGGCCACACGCGCGGCGTCCTGAATGTCGCGGCCTGCACAGCAGGCGCCCTTTTTCGCCAGCGCCGCACCATGATCGTAAAGCTGCAGCGTCACACCGACGACATCGTAACCTTCGCTGGCCAGCTGCGCCGCCACCACAGAACTGTCCACGCCGCCGGACATCGCCACGACGACGCGGGTCTGGGCAGGCGGCTTTGCAAAACCAAGCGAATTCAAAGGGTGATCGAGGGACATCATGCACCGTCAGATGGGATTTGAGGCAATATAAACGAAAATGCCCGATATACCTATGGCCGGCTGCTTACCAGTCTTTAAAGGATTTCGACGACCAATCGGCATGGGGACGCCGGAAAGAGGGTTGAGCATGTTTTTGAAAAAGATCGATGGACCGCGGTCCGTGACCCTTCCGGATGGCACCGTCATGACCCGTGCCGACCTGCCGCCCGCGCGGACCCGCCGCTGGGTCGCATCGCGCAAGGGGGCTGTGGTGATGGCCGTGCTGCACGGGTTGTTGCCGCGCGCAACCGCGCTGGACACGTATGGCTTGTCAGAGGACGAATTCGCCGAGTGGGAAACTGCCGTCCGGCTGCATGGACAAGAGGCCTTGAAAACCACGGCGCTGCAACGCTACAGACAACCTAAGGGTGATTGATCACATTTCGATATCGTGGTAACGGAGAGTTAACGTTTCCCGGCGAGATTGTGTTTATCAACATTTAGCGGAGTAGCCCGATGCGTGTATTGCTGGTCGAAGACGATCCCACAACCTCTAAAAGCATCGAGCTGATGTTAAGTCATGCGAACCTGAACGTCTATTCGACCGACATGGGCGAAGAAGGGATCGATCTGGCAAAGCTTTATGATTACGATCTGATCCTGCTGGATCTGAATTTGCCGGACATGAATGGCCACGAGGTCCTGCGGCAATTGCGCCTGGCCCGCATCGACACGCCGATCCTGATCCTGTCCGGCGAGGACGATACCGAAAACAAGCTCAAGGGCTTCGGTTTCGGGGCCGATGATTACCTGACAAAGCCGTTCCACCGCGAAGAACTGGTCGCCCGGATCCATGCCATTATTCGCCGCTCCAAGGGGCATGCCCAATCCATCATCAAGACTGGCGGCATTGCCGTCAATCTGGACGCCAAGACGGTCGAGGTGGACGGCAATTCCGTGCATCTGACGGGTAAGGAATACCAGATGCTGGAACTCCTCAGCCTGCGCAAAGGGACGACGCTGACCAAGGAAATGTTCCTCAACCATCTTTACGGCGGCATGGACGAACCCGAATTGAAGATCATCGACGTCTTCATCTGCAAGTTGCGCAAGAAACTGTCAGAAGCGACGGGCGGTGACAATTTCATCGAAACGGTCTGGGGCCGGGGCTACGTGCTGCGCGACCCGGAAGTGCAGACCGGTAAGGCCCGCATCGCCATCGGCGCCTGATCTGCATGCGGCCCTATGCGGGCCGCATGGATTTGCTGCCGCCGGTCAACGCCCTCAATTTGAATTGAACGCGGCGCGCCTGCGCCGAAGAAACCGTCGCAAAGCCGGTGCGATCGTCGGGTCGTCTGCCACGCGGGCGACCGGGGATACGATATCAAGTCCTTTCAGACGCGCGGCGATGCTGGACCTTGGCTGGACGCGGCTCTAAATTACGATCAACCCGCTTTGACGGGACGACCGAACCAAAGGCTGCGCGATGAACATGACCTGCGACCGCAACGATCTGACGGACACTGGGCCGGCGGTCCATCATCAGCGCAAGGGACCGCACGCCGGATCGCCATGGATTGCAGACGGCATGCGTCCCGTCTCGCGAACCGCGTCAGGCCACTGCGTGCGATTAAGAGGATGCTTTGCATTCTTGACGGCGGTATGCCTGTGACCGATCCGCGCGACGACATCCCGTCACTGACTCGGCAGGCGGCGGCAGATGAACTCGCGTCACTGGCTGATGCGATCAATGCTGCGAACACGGCCTACCACAGGGACGATGCGCCAACGCTTTCTGACG from Loktanella sp. M215 includes the following:
- a CDS encoding alpha/beta fold hydrolase; this translates as MKLARRTVTVSILTLGVAAVLTGCTTTYRTQQAEREFPPIGKFVTVDGGARVHYIQAGEGPDVVLIHGAGGNLRDFKFDLFDRLTDHYRVTAFDRPGLGYTDRYPGIADGPLATAGESPLQQATMLRQAAGQLGVTHPIVVGHSFGGIVAYEWAVMGLDEDSPVNASAMVSFAGVAMPWPGELGPYYQINGSAFGGAVTIPLISAFVPTSKVEDVIEGTFAPQVAPEGYAEYIGAPLALRPETFRANVRQVNTLRPHAVEMAKRYPELTLPIEILHGTADTTVPIQIHSEKVIQLVPSAHLTRMEGVGHMPHHVDPQAAIAAIDRAASRAGLR
- a CDS encoding ATPase, giving the protein MIYSSPADWLAAPQKRVLFFGMSGLGKTHVASLLRRTGDWFHYSVDYRIGTRYMGELIADNAKAEAMKVPFLRDLLLSDSIYIGSNITFDNLDPVSTYLGKPGSPDRGGLPLAEYTRRQDQFRRAEVAALLDTGHFIDRAASLYGYPHFVCDTGGSICEWVDPDDPDDAVMQHLAARALMIWIEGTDAHTAELVRRFDAAPKPMSYQPGFLLDAWTAYLAGHDCTEAEVDPDAFIRWTYARALAHRQPRYRAMADRWGLTIPATEIGAIRTAADFDALVAGALTRVEMRS
- a CDS encoding ABC transporter ATP-binding protein, coding for MTDLIKLRGVQKYYGDYHALRDINLTIRAGEFFSLLGPSGCGKTTLLRVIAGFEGVSDGSVMISDKDMKDVPPNQRPTNMVFQSYAIFPHLTVAENVAFGLRKSKMSKTEKDDAVAEALKMVGLDGYGKRAAHALSGGQRQRVALARALILKPKVLLLDEPLSALDKKMREHMQVELIRLQRAVGITFILVTHDQEEALVMSDRIAVMFAGEIGQMDDPETLYRRPKSRRVAEFIGKMNFLPATVTSVGETIGLDIAGFGKTEVPQAQAPEGATPGEAAVGIRPETLAILFDGETASRHEAPAIVDEVVYYGDMTYYDVRVKDVPEPLTIAMKNLIGRPVLDVGVSTRIAWDERALVVF
- the metA gene encoding homoserine O-acetyltransferase MetA produces the protein MPIKLPSTLPAYAVLSREGVMVMAEDAADRQDIRPLRIALLNLMPKKIQTENQFARLIGATPLQIEFSLIRMSEHQTRNTAAEHMEEFYRPFSDVLASGEKFDGLIITGAPIEHMPFEEVTYWDELKQVFDWTQTHVQSTFGVCWGGMAMINYLHGVEKHLLDAKAFGCFRHTVMAPASPYLRGFSDDIVVPVSRWTEMKQAEIDAHPTLNTLITSAESGPCLVEDPSHRALYVFNHFEYDSGTLKQEYDRDVASGTPINVPCNYYPDDDPANPPQNRWRSHAHLLYGNWINEIYQTTKYDLNEIGT
- the ppk2 gene encoding polyphosphate kinase 2, whose translation is MKKPFDGGISRYFEQHATPSVRDTIRNAKRGEILNPDFPYDEKWGRKPYADALAKLQIELAKLQAAAQGDGQRIVVVFEGRDAAGKGGTIARFRENMNPRHARVVALSKPTETEATEWYFQRYIRHLPAAGEVVFFDRSWYNRGVVEHVFGFCTPEEREIWFRQVTAFEAMLVDDGIQLFKLWLNVGRATQLRRFLDRESDPLKQWKLSQIDVDGLGKWDAYTAAIEETLARTHTKAAPWTVIRADDKRRARVNAIRAVLTPLSYAGKSNDTIGTTDPKIAGDPVPRHG
- the sciP gene encoding CtrA inhibitor SciP, which gives rise to MFLKKIDGPRSVTLPDGTVMTRADLPPARTRRWVASRKGAVVMAVLHGLLPRATALDTYGLSEDEFAEWETAVRLHGQEALKTTALQRYRQPKGD
- a CDS encoding acyloxyacyl hydrolase, yielding MNGTLAAIFVITSLTDMGLHDCKTGCVARKDAPARLSFQLGQAQLDENDLGAEVYLGYDLGYRAGPFQPTMGASITENGATWVGIGAKWTSTRLLPGPVFFETSLMPGLYAAGADSDLGGNLQFRSSVGVGYAFDNGATLTVAYDHRSNADTNRTNPGLEVASIRYAIPF
- a CDS encoding TetR/AcrR family transcriptional regulator, which gives rise to MVKRGYHHGNLAQALVESCLNLIEERGPTGFSLSEAARDAGVTPAAVYRHFQGREDLIAEAALQGYTIFADRMEAAYADGQPSDLRAFLATGAAYLDFAREKPGHYVAMFESGISINRSSALNAAATRGLGVLEHAADKLSQHIPPNRRPPPQMFAAHIWALSHGVVELFQRGSPGTKSPYPPDDLLETGIGIYLRGLGILPPDA
- a CDS encoding BLUF domain-containing protein; this translates as MDFLLYRSKALVPTPSEAVREIVSLSVIRNAATDLTGFLHAEDGMFIQYLEGPSLALWALYDHLHHDARHRNLTLLAEGTIKRRRFHDWRMGYSARSVMCFADFLNDIYGRSRPEDANGNEALIFLMAVCQRIDLGICEQP
- the ctrA gene encoding response regulator transcription factor CtrA; the protein is MRVLLVEDDPTTSKSIELMLSHANLNVYSTDMGEEGIDLAKLYDYDLILLDLNLPDMNGHEVLRQLRLARIDTPILILSGEDDTENKLKGFGFGADDYLTKPFHREELVARIHAIIRRSKGHAQSIIKTGGIAVNLDAKTVEVDGNSVHLTGKEYQMLELLSLRKGTTLTKEMFLNHLYGGMDEPELKIIDVFICKLRKKLSEATGGDNFIETVWGRGYVLRDPEVQTGKARIAIGA
- the mnmA gene encoding tRNA 2-thiouridine(34) synthase MnmA, giving the protein MSLDHPLNSLGFAKPPAQTRVVVAMSGGVDSSVVAAQLASEGYDVVGVTLQLYDHGAALAKKGACCAGRDIQDAARVAETMGFPHYVLDYENTFREAVIDEFADSYLGGATPVPCIRCNERVKFKDLLATAKDLDADCMATGHYIQRKMGAAGAELHAAADSQRDQSYFLFSTTEEQLDYLRFPLGHLSTKAETRALAAQFGLTVADKPDSQDICFVPNGDYAAVIKKLRPGAAVPGDIVDNEGHVLGHHDGVIHYTIGQRRGLGIGGLVDPLYVVKLDVEARQVVVGPKAMLATRRVPLREINWLGDGGFLAGGTRQIAVKVRSTKPPTEAILRPISDTEAEVELLAAEEGVSPGQACVFYDPASTRVLGGGWIWRGH